A section of the Triticum dicoccoides isolate Atlit2015 ecotype Zavitan chromosome 7A, WEW_v2.0, whole genome shotgun sequence genome encodes:
- the LOC119331179 gene encoding uncharacterized protein LOC119331179, which translates to MSSDFDEEDQNVPYAHPPGPPLLDRADIVRLRWHASDRAPLHDNRQQVLLEVHDASAAAAGDRLGLDLVAVLDVSKSMRKKDRLGKMKTAMHFVINKLGPKDRLSIVKFSEEAERLCSLLSVTPANKPHLMNIVDSLQVIDPTNIRDGLETALGVLARRRITGGRVASIFLLSDGDENIGHATNVDVSDVPVYTFGFGTDFDPKVLDEIARRSKGGTFNFVDDGENMTEPFSQILGGLLSIVVQDLKLIVSPQPGDSILEDVDCRLYQQTRDDNSGAVIVHFGDLFAGEIRRVIAHIRLPAVGQKKNATAIVAQCSYSVRGQPFYSRRLPVPMRRTPTGSADPSRTMPGGLRTERARRQHVTFLDEVRTMADGGDLHGAQGKLVEARNDIAHEQSNPMIDFLRATLDKLMALITSPGQHAGFRAYLRSLRTSHDRERVAATGDVKGVRLFETRHTSAFRGQAKRFEKQATMGQRPPAHHGSNFNEEDDTNRLRQREEGRTRMERPVAVEARNNRPWKTWWGDDDKRHRSSARSTSACAWVLCILCVLLVIGAIVLGVLLFAVYNHKMPYLAVADAQLGALQYAGQDGTVQNLQLSIAFLAINKDSRADASFSRVNLALKLQGVDMLLFRAPPFVVPPDSSMPLQYNDVVSTGRRLDKAGMRSMDKSLNAGVVPFDLHGKVRTRGNTGIFQNTQFWTRFSCRLRFFFPGNGTVIPADRRSCRSRWP; encoded by the exons ATGTCGTCCGATTTCGACGAAGAAGACCAGAACGTCCCTTATGCACATCCACCAG GCCCGCCTCTGCTGGACAGAGCGGACATCGTGCGGCTCAGGTGGCACGCCAGCGACCGGGCGCCGCTGCACGACAACCGGCAGCAGGTGCTGCTGGAGGTCcacgacgcgtccgccgccgccgccggcgaccgccTCGGGCTGGACCTCGTGGCCGTCCTGGACGTCAGCAAGAGCATGAGGAAGAAGGACCGGCTGGGCAAGATGAAGACCGCCATGCACTTCGTCATCAACAAGCTCGGGCCCAAGGACCGCCTCTCCATTGTCAAGTTCTCCGAGGAGGCTGAGAGGCTGTGCTCGCTCCTCTCCGTCACCCCCGCTAACAAGCCACACCTCATGAACATCGTCGACAGCCTGCAAGTCATCGACCCCACCAACATAAGAGACGGCCTCGAGACCGCCCTCGGCGTCCTCGCCCGCCGACGCATCACGGGCGGCCGCGTCGCCAGCATCTTTCTCTTGTCCGACGGGGACGAGAACATAGGGCATGCGACCAACGTTGATGTCAGTGATGTGCCGGTCTACACGTTTGGTTTTGGTACTGACTTCGATCCCAAG GTGCTGGACGAGATTGCAAGGCGGAGCAAAGGAGGAACATTCAACTTCGTAGATGACGGGGAGAACATGACCGAGCCCTTCTCGCAGATCCTGGGTGGCCTCCTCAGCATCGTTGTCCAGGACCTCAAGCTCATCGTGTCCCCACAGCCAGGCGACTCCATACTAGAGGACGTGGACTGCCGTCTCTACCAGCAAACACGGGACGACAACTCCGGCGCGGTAATCGTCCATTTCGGCGATCTCTTCGCCGGAGAAATACGCAGGGTTATCGCCCACATCCGCCTCCCTGCCGTCGGCCAGAAGAAGAACGCCACTGCCATCGTCGCCCAGTGCTCCTATAG TGTTCGGGGACAACCTTTCTACTCCCGTAGACTGCCGGTCCCTATGCGCCGCACCCCAACCGGATCGGCTGACCCGAGCCGCACGATGCCGGGGGGCCTGAGGACCGAGCGGGCCCGCCGGCAGCACGTAACCTTCCTAGACGAGGTGCGTACGATGGCGGACGGCGGTGACCTCCACGGCGCCCAAGGGAAGCTGGTGGAGGCCAGGAACGATATTGCACATGAGCAGTCCAACCCCATGATCGACTTCCTCAGGGCCACGCTGGACAAGCTCATGGCGCTCATCACGTCGCCGGGTCAACACGCCGGCTTCCGCGCCTACCTGCGGTCGCTCAGGACGTCGCATGACCGCGAGCGCGTGGCGGCCACGGGCGACGTCAAGGGCGTCAGGCTCTTCGAGACGCGGCACACGAGTGCTTTCCGGGGGCAGGCCAAGCGGTTTGAGAAGCAGGCCACCATGGGGCAGCGGCCGCCGGCCCACCACGGCTCCAACTTCAACGAGGAGGACGACACGAATAGACTCAGACAAAGAGAAGAGGGCCGCACGCGCATGGAGAGGCCGGTTGCGGTGGAGGCGAGGAACAATAGGCCCTGGAAGACCTGGTGGGGGGACGACGACAAGCGGCACAGGAGCTCCGCCAGGTCCACGTCCGCGTGCGCGTGGGTGCTGTGCATCCTGTGCGTGCTGCTcgtcatcggcgccatcgtcctcGGCGTCCTGCTGTTCGCCGTCTACAACCACAAGATGCCGTACCTGGCGGTCGCCGACGCGCAGCTGGGGGCGCTCCAGTACGCGGGCCAGGACGGCACCGTCCAGAACCTTCAGCTCTCCATCGCCTTCCTGGCCATCAACAAGGACTCCAGGGCGGACGCCTCTTTCTCCCGCGTCAACCTCGCCCTCAAGCTCCAAGGAGTCGACATGCTTCTCTTCCGTGCGCCGCCGTTCGTGGTGCCACCGGATAGCTCCATGCCGCTGCAGTACAACGACGTGGTGTCCACGGGGCGCAGGCTGGACAAGGCTGGGATGCGCTCCATGGACAAGTCGCTCAACGCCGGCGTCGTGCCGTTCGACCTCCACGGCAAGGTGCGCACGCGCGGGAACACGGGCATCTTCCAGAACACCCAGTTCTGGACGCGCTTCTCGTGCCGTCTACGCTTCTTCTTCCCCGGTAACGGCACCGTCATCCCCGCAGACCGCCGCAGTTGCCGCTCCAGGTGGCCGTAG